From Streptomyces sp. TLI_235, a single genomic window includes:
- a CDS encoding incharacterized linocin/CFP29 family protein has translation MTSTDGMKNLHRELAPITPAAWSEIEEEARRTFERHVAGRRAVDVTGPDGPGLAAVGTGHLTAVEAPAPGVEARLRRAQPLVELRVPFKVARDAVDDVERGSKDSDWQPVKDAARAMAFAEDRAVFDGYAAAGIDGLRSRSPHPVLTLPAEPYDYPDAVSHALSTLRLAGVGGPYALLLGADAYTAVSETSDHGYPVAAHIDRMLEGRLLWAPALEGAFLLSTRGGDYELRLGEDLAIGYTAHDAAQIELYFRQTLTFLTYTDEAVVAMTA, from the coding sequence ATGACCTCGACCGACGGCATGAAAAACCTGCACCGCGAGCTCGCCCCGATCACGCCCGCCGCATGGTCCGAGATCGAGGAGGAGGCCCGCCGCACCTTCGAACGCCACGTCGCCGGCCGGCGCGCCGTGGACGTCACCGGACCGGACGGGCCCGGGCTCGCCGCGGTCGGCACCGGACACCTCACCGCCGTCGAGGCCCCCGCACCCGGGGTCGAGGCCCGGCTGCGCCGGGCTCAGCCGCTGGTCGAACTGCGGGTGCCGTTCAAGGTCGCGCGGGACGCTGTCGACGACGTCGAACGCGGCTCCAAGGACTCCGACTGGCAGCCCGTCAAGGACGCGGCACGGGCGATGGCCTTCGCCGAGGACCGGGCCGTCTTCGACGGCTACGCCGCCGCGGGCATCGACGGCCTGCGCAGCCGCAGCCCCCACCCGGTGCTCACGCTGCCGGCCGAGCCGTACGACTACCCGGACGCCGTCAGCCACGCCCTGTCGACGCTGCGCCTGGCCGGCGTCGGTGGCCCGTACGCGCTGCTGCTGGGCGCCGACGCGTACACCGCGGTCAGCGAGACCTCCGACCACGGCTATCCGGTGGCGGCCCACATCGACCGCATGCTCGAGGGCCGCCTGCTCTGGGCGCCGGCGCTGGAGGGCGCCTTCCTGCTGTCCACCCGCGGCGGGGACTACGAACTGCGGCTCGGCGAGGATCTTGCGATCGGGTACACGGCCCACGACGCGGCGCAGATCGAGCTGTACTTCCGTCAGACCCTGACCTTCCTCACCTACACCGACGAGGCCGTCGTGGCGATGACCGCGTGA
- a CDS encoding transcription elongation factor GreB, giving the protein MNGEPEPISPEARRALAQELGDLQAERESVAETLQVTDSTGDRADQADELQRASEVARLDTRIAEITARLHQADIAGRPRTDAVGVGSTVTVRFADGTTETVQIGEVARELAQTSVTADSPLGRALLGRRPGETVHYDTPEGSASATVESIS; this is encoded by the coding sequence ATGAACGGTGAACCCGAACCGATCAGTCCGGAGGCACGCCGGGCGCTCGCGCAGGAGCTCGGCGATCTGCAGGCGGAGCGCGAGAGCGTCGCCGAGACCCTCCAGGTCACCGACTCGACGGGGGACCGGGCCGACCAGGCCGACGAACTCCAGCGCGCCAGCGAGGTGGCCCGCCTCGACACCCGGATCGCCGAGATCACCGCCCGCCTCCACCAGGCGGACATCGCCGGCCGGCCCCGCACCGACGCGGTCGGCGTGGGCAGCACCGTCACCGTCCGCTTCGCCGACGGCACCACCGAGACGGTCCAGATCGGCGAGGTGGCCAGGGAGCTGGCGCAGACCTCGGTCACCGCCGACAGCCCCCTGGGCCGCGCGCTCCTCGGCCGCCGCCCCGGCGAGACCGTCCACTACGACACCCCCGAGGGCTCCGCGAGCGCAACGGTGGAGTCCATCAGCTGA
- a CDS encoding TetR family transcriptional regulator: protein MDRTDGARYRRIVEELRGRIARGELAPGDRVPSTREITRQWGVAMATATKVLTELRHAGLVRAVPGVGTVVAGRERPPAGRPPAGHTPAGRPAAAREGGAAAPPRRAGQESALAADRIVAAAVAIADAEGLAALSMRRVAADLGVAPMSLYRHVADKDDLLLRMMDAVFAGCSFPEEHPEGWREPLALAARMLWAAFRAHPWLAPALSMTRPQLAVNALPFTEWVLTALDDRGLDPWTVFTTHLTLLTYVRGIAMNVESESAAEADSGLDAEEWMETQEPALRAVLAGGRFPLLARYTVDGYDFDLDRLFEFGLERLLDGIAVLLGETPPRP from the coding sequence GTGGACCGGACCGACGGAGCGCGCTACCGCCGGATCGTCGAGGAACTGCGCGGCCGGATCGCGCGGGGCGAGCTGGCCCCGGGCGACCGGGTGCCGTCCACCCGGGAGATCACCCGGCAGTGGGGGGTGGCGATGGCGACCGCGACCAAGGTGCTCACCGAGCTCCGCCACGCCGGGCTGGTCCGTGCCGTCCCGGGCGTCGGCACGGTGGTCGCGGGTCGGGAACGGCCGCCCGCCGGCCGTCCACCCGCAGGCCACACCCCCGCAGGCCGTCCGGCCGCCGCGCGCGAGGGCGGGGCCGCGGCCCCTCCCCGCCGGGCCGGCCAGGAGTCCGCCCTCGCGGCGGACCGGATCGTGGCCGCCGCGGTGGCGATCGCCGACGCCGAGGGCCTCGCCGCGCTCTCCATGCGGCGGGTCGCGGCCGACCTCGGGGTCGCCCCGATGTCGCTGTACCGGCACGTCGCGGACAAGGACGACCTGCTGCTGCGGATGATGGACGCCGTCTTCGCCGGCTGCTCCTTCCCCGAGGAACACCCGGAGGGCTGGCGCGAACCGCTCGCGCTGGCCGCCCGGATGCTCTGGGCGGCCTTCCGCGCGCACCCCTGGCTGGCACCGGCACTCTCCATGACCCGTCCCCAGCTCGCCGTCAACGCCCTGCCGTTCACCGAATGGGTGCTCACCGCACTGGACGACCGCGGCCTCGACCCGTGGACGGTCTTCACCACCCATCTGACACTGCTCACCTACGTACGCGGCATCGCGATGAACGTCGAGAGCGAGAGCGCGGCGGAGGCGGACAGCGGCCTCGACGCCGAGGAGTGGATGGAAACCCAGGAACCGGCGCTGCGCGCGGTGTTGGCCGGCGGCCGGTTCCCGCTGCTGGCGCGGTACACCGTCGACGGGTACGACTTCGACCTGGACCGCCTCTTCGAGTTCGGCCTGGAACGCCTGCTCGACGGCATCGCCGTGCTGCTCGGCGAGACCCCGCCCCGGCCCTGA
- a CDS encoding transposase has protein sequence MSRIWAGIDSGKGHHHGLALDAEGKTLLSRRVANDEPELLQLVGDVLALADGREVTWAIDMTGGEPALLLSLLIAHGQDVLYLPGRLVNRAADGYRGEGKTDARDAYVIADQARMRRDLQPIRPGDEAAIELRLLTGRRADLVEDRTRTVNRLRGTLLSMFPALERALDVTNVGPLKLLTGYRTPAAIRRAAVTRLSKWLANRKVRNARALAETAVEAAERQYTSIPGEKTIARLVHTLAEGVMTLNEHIAEIDKLIEGRFREHELAEIVESVPGIGTVLGAEFLAGVGGSLDGFASPDALAAFAGVAPAPRDSGKVSGDLHRPSVYHRRLQRVFYTSALVSIRCDPNSRTFYDRKRAEGKRHVQAVMALARRRVNVLWALIRDRRCYQVAPPVTEAA, from the coding sequence ATGAGCCGGATATGGGCGGGGATCGACAGCGGCAAGGGCCACCACCACGGCCTGGCCCTGGACGCCGAGGGCAAGACCCTGCTGTCGCGGCGGGTGGCCAACGACGAGCCCGAGCTGCTGCAACTGGTCGGCGATGTCCTCGCCCTGGCCGACGGCCGTGAGGTGACCTGGGCGATCGACATGACCGGCGGGGAGCCGGCCCTGCTGCTGAGTCTGCTGATCGCCCACGGGCAGGACGTCCTCTACCTGCCCGGCCGCCTGGTGAATCGGGCCGCCGACGGCTACCGCGGCGAGGGCAAGACCGACGCCCGCGACGCCTACGTGATCGCCGACCAGGCCAGGATGCGCCGCGACCTGCAACCGATCCGGCCCGGCGACGAGGCCGCGATCGAGCTCAGGCTGCTGACCGGCCGGCGCGCCGACCTGGTCGAGGACCGCACCCGCACGGTCAACCGCCTGCGCGGCACCCTGCTGAGCATGTTCCCGGCCCTGGAGCGGGCTCTGGACGTGACCAACGTCGGCCCGCTCAAGCTGCTGACCGGCTACCGGACCCCGGCCGCGATCCGCCGCGCCGCGGTCACGAGGCTGTCCAAATGGCTGGCCAATCGCAAGGTCCGGAACGCGAGAGCTCTCGCCGAGACGGCAGTTGAGGCTGCTGAGCGGCAGTACACCTCCATTCCCGGGGAGAAGACCATCGCCAGGCTGGTCCATACCCTGGCCGAGGGGGTGATGACCCTCAACGAGCACATCGCCGAGATCGACAAGCTCATCGAGGGCCGGTTTCGCGAGCACGAACTCGCCGAGATAGTCGAGAGCGTCCCGGGCATCGGCACCGTCCTCGGCGCCGAGTTCCTGGCCGGCGTCGGCGGCAGCCTGGACGGCTTCGCGTCCCCTGACGCCCTGGCAGCCTTCGCCGGCGTTGCCCCCGCGCCACGGGACTCGGGCAAGGTCAGCGGCGACCTCCATCGTCCGAGCGTCTACCACCGCAGGCTCCAGCGCGTCTTCTACACCTCCGCGTTGGTCAGCATCCGTTGCGACCCGAACTCACGGACGTTCTACGACCGCAAGCGCGCGGAAGGCAAGCGGCACGTCCAAGCCGTGATGGCCCTGGCCCGCCGACGCGTCAACGTCCTGTGGGCCCTGATCCGTGACCGGCGGTGCTACCAGGTCGCACCGCCAGTCACCGAAGCCGCGTGA
- a CDS encoding putative iron-dependent peroxidase yields MVEPQPVIAPPARAAMFLVATVGPGGEPAVRDLLQDLAGLRRSVGFRDPGAGLSCVAGIGSTVWDRLFDGPRPRDLHPFVPLSGPRHRAPATPGDLLFHLRAARTDLCFELARMIGERLVGAGTVVDEVHGFTYFDERDLLGFVDGTENPDGRAAVDAVFIGDEDPDFAGGSYVVVQKYVHDLAAWNALPEHEQEQAIGRTKLANVELPDEVKPANSHVALNTVTDENGDERKIVRENMPFGNVANGEFGTYFIGYARTPEVTEQMLRNMFLGNPPGLHDRILDFSTAVTGCLFHVPSADFLDDLPALPSATAAAATSAASSTSTASATSTASVAEGSLGIGSLKGA; encoded by the coding sequence GTGGTCGAACCGCAGCCAGTGATCGCCCCGCCGGCCAGGGCCGCGATGTTCCTCGTGGCCACCGTCGGACCGGGCGGCGAGCCTGCCGTCCGGGACCTCCTCCAGGACCTCGCGGGCTTACGCCGGTCGGTCGGCTTCCGTGACCCGGGCGCCGGGCTCAGCTGCGTCGCGGGCATCGGGTCCACGGTCTGGGACCGGCTCTTCGACGGCCCGCGCCCGCGCGACCTGCACCCCTTCGTACCTCTGTCGGGACCGCGGCACCGCGCGCCCGCCACCCCCGGCGACCTCCTCTTCCACCTGCGGGCCGCCCGCACCGACCTCTGCTTCGAACTGGCCCGGATGATCGGCGAGCGCCTGGTCGGCGCGGGCACCGTGGTCGACGAGGTGCACGGGTTCACCTACTTCGACGAGCGCGACCTGCTCGGCTTCGTCGACGGCACCGAGAACCCCGACGGGCGGGCCGCCGTCGACGCCGTCTTCATCGGCGACGAGGACCCGGACTTCGCCGGCGGGAGCTACGTGGTGGTCCAGAAGTACGTCCACGACCTCGCCGCCTGGAACGCGCTGCCCGAGCACGAGCAGGAGCAGGCCATCGGGCGCACCAAGCTGGCCAACGTCGAACTGCCGGACGAGGTCAAGCCCGCGAACTCGCACGTCGCCCTCAACACCGTCACCGACGAGAACGGCGACGAGCGGAAGATCGTGCGCGAGAACATGCCCTTCGGGAACGTCGCGAACGGCGAGTTCGGGACCTACTTCATCGGGTACGCGCGAACTCCGGAGGTGACCGAGCAGATGCTGCGGAACATGTTCCTCGGGAACCCGCCCGGACTGCACGACCGCATCCTCGACTTCTCGACGGCGGTCACCGGCTGCCTCTTCCACGTGCCCAGCGCCGACTTCCTGGACGACCTGCCAGCGCTGCCCTCCGCCACGGCAGCCGCGGCCACCTCCGCGGCCTCCTCCACCTCCACGGCCTCCGCCACCTCCACGGCCTCCGTGGCCGAAGGGTCCCTCGGCATCGGCAGCCTCAAAGGAGCGTGA
- a CDS encoding DNA-binding NarL/FixJ family response regulator has translation MGEPLRVNVVALDPLPEAGVRSALHGCPDVCVVPAEEAARVTVVIVDGVTEQVLHTVRTVRAARHRPEVVLVAAELAPAEAMHAIAAGARGLLRRHEAGAARLARTVLAAAGGDCTVPPDLLDGLLEQAAGAGPPFGAPASWPGTGLSNRERDVLRLVADGRDTDEIARELSYSARTVAGVLHDITQRLRLRNRAHAVAYALRAGLL, from the coding sequence ATGGGGGAGCCGCTGCGCGTCAACGTCGTCGCGCTGGACCCACTGCCGGAGGCCGGCGTCAGGAGCGCACTGCACGGCTGCCCGGACGTCTGCGTCGTGCCGGCCGAGGAGGCCGCCCGGGTCACGGTCGTGATCGTCGACGGGGTGACCGAGCAGGTGCTGCACACCGTACGGACGGTCCGGGCCGCCCGGCACCGCCCGGAGGTGGTGCTGGTCGCCGCCGAGCTCGCCCCGGCCGAGGCGATGCACGCCATCGCCGCCGGCGCCCGCGGACTACTGCGCCGGCACGAGGCCGGAGCCGCCCGGCTGGCCCGTACCGTGCTCGCCGCCGCCGGGGGCGACTGCACCGTGCCCCCCGACCTGCTCGACGGCCTGCTCGAACAGGCCGCCGGCGCCGGCCCGCCCTTCGGCGCCCCCGCCTCCTGGCCCGGCACCGGCCTCAGCAACCGCGAGCGCGACGTCCTGCGGCTGGTCGCCGACGGCCGGGACACCGACGAGATCGCCCGCGAACTCTCCTACTCGGCCCGCACCGTGGCCGGCGTCCTGCACGACATCACGCAGCGCCTCCGGCTGCGCAACCGCGCCCACGCGGTCGCCTACGCGCTCCGGGCGGGCCTGCTGTGA
- a CDS encoding regulatory LuxR family protein: protein MSAGTAVAERLRVHLNAADGGVRDSVAAALRRAGIDLVPEPDRRPGAVLLAAAGTVDEALEACPPDFCGGGYRLMVVADSFPPEGVRRAVRLGARVLLPAPQATPVRLAAAVRSAGRGDGRMPYEVLARLIGGPAAAPRPAAAPSPLTARQTAVLTLIAEGHGNVAIAAALSCSEHTVKNVVYDLMARLQARNRAHAVARAVRAGLI, encoded by the coding sequence GTGAGCGCGGGGACGGCCGTCGCGGAACGGCTGCGGGTGCACCTGAACGCGGCGGACGGCGGAGTGCGGGACAGCGTCGCGGCCGCGCTGCGACGGGCCGGCATCGACCTGGTACCGGAGCCCGACCGGCGGCCCGGAGCCGTCCTGCTGGCCGCCGCCGGCACGGTCGACGAGGCACTCGAAGCCTGTCCGCCGGACTTCTGTGGCGGCGGCTACCGGCTGATGGTCGTCGCCGACAGCTTCCCGCCCGAGGGGGTGCGGCGCGCGGTGCGGCTCGGCGCCCGGGTGCTGCTGCCCGCGCCGCAGGCCACCCCGGTCCGGCTGGCGGCCGCCGTCCGTTCGGCCGGGCGCGGCGACGGGCGGATGCCGTACGAGGTGCTGGCCCGCCTGATCGGCGGCCCGGCCGCCGCCCCGCGGCCCGCCGCCGCGCCCTCCCCGCTGACCGCCCGCCAGACCGCGGTCCTCACCCTGATCGCCGAGGGTCACGGCAACGTGGCGATCGCCGCCGCCCTCTCCTGCTCCGAACACACAGTGAAGAACGTCGTCTACGACCTGATGGCCCGTCTCCAGGCCCGCAACCGTGCCCACGCCGTGGCCCGCGCCGTCCGCGCGGGCCTGATCTGA
- a CDS encoding 2-polyprenyl-6-methoxyphenol hydroxylase-like FAD-dependent oxidoreductase, with protein MGNTDILISGGGIAGPALAHWLHAAGFTATVVERAPAPRPGGQTVDLRGAGRTVITRMGLMARARELSLDQKGIATVDAAGRITSRLPADAFGGEGIVSEIEILRGDLAGLLHESTAPYTEYLFDDTVTALAQDGDGVTVDFERAGTRRFAAVIGADGLHSVVRGLAFGPEASCVRPLDVQLAWFTAETDLDLDGWYLMHNAPGGLVASARPGRLPGEVKAGLAFRSPPLTFDRRDIAAQKAAVARRFAGVGWETPRLVDAMHRSTDFHLDSLGQVHLDGWSRGRVALLGDAGYSPSPLTGLGTSLALVGAYVLAGELAAAHGDPIAAFRAYGRVMRPYVAKAQELPPGGAGGFAPNSALAIRLRAMSMRSMNRWPMRQLLAAQFAKAGDIELPEYSLPVAR; from the coding sequence ATGGGGAACACCGACATCCTGATCTCCGGCGGCGGCATCGCCGGCCCGGCCCTCGCACACTGGCTGCACGCGGCCGGCTTCACCGCGACCGTCGTCGAACGCGCCCCGGCCCCACGGCCGGGCGGCCAGACCGTCGACCTGCGCGGCGCCGGACGCACCGTCATCACCCGCATGGGCCTGATGGCCCGGGCCCGCGAGCTGAGCCTCGACCAGAAGGGCATCGCGACCGTCGACGCCGCCGGCCGGATCACCTCCCGGCTGCCCGCCGACGCCTTCGGCGGCGAGGGCATCGTCTCCGAGATCGAGATCCTCCGCGGCGACCTCGCCGGCCTGCTCCACGAGTCCACCGCGCCCTACACCGAGTACCTCTTCGACGACACCGTCACCGCCCTCGCGCAGGACGGCGACGGCGTCACCGTCGACTTCGAGCGGGCCGGCACCCGGCGGTTCGCCGCGGTGATCGGCGCCGACGGACTGCACTCCGTGGTCCGAGGCCTCGCCTTCGGCCCCGAGGCGTCCTGCGTCCGGCCGCTGGACGTCCAGCTCGCCTGGTTCACCGCCGAGACCGACCTGGACCTCGACGGCTGGTACCTGATGCACAACGCCCCCGGCGGGCTGGTCGCCTCCGCCCGCCCGGGCCGACTGCCCGGCGAGGTCAAGGCCGGACTCGCCTTCCGCTCGCCACCGCTCACCTTCGACCGCAGGGACATCGCCGCCCAGAAGGCGGCCGTCGCCCGCCGCTTCGCCGGCGTCGGCTGGGAGACGCCCCGGCTGGTCGACGCCATGCACCGTTCCACCGACTTCCACCTCGACTCCCTCGGCCAGGTCCACCTGGACGGCTGGTCCCGCGGCCGGGTCGCCCTGCTCGGCGACGCGGGCTACAGCCCGTCACCCCTCACCGGCCTCGGCACCAGCCTCGCCCTGGTCGGCGCCTACGTCCTGGCCGGCGAGCTCGCCGCCGCGCACGGCGACCCCATCGCCGCCTTCCGGGCCTACGGCCGAGTCATGCGCCCGTACGTCGCCAAGGCGCAGGAACTCCCGCCCGGCGGCGCAGGCGGATTCGCCCCGAACAGCGCACTGGCGATCCGCCTGCGGGCGATGTCGATGCGGTCGATGAACCGCTGGCCCATGCGGCAGCTCCTCGCCGCCCAGTTCGCGAAGGCGGGCGACATCGAACTGCCCGAGTACAGCCTGCCGGTGGCCCGGTAG
- a CDS encoding regulatory LuxR family protein: MRISSPTTVGRHAELDLARQLLTDARKGAGRGLVLLGEAGIGKSRLVAECAALAGALGVPVLRGRAGATGLTAPFRPLIEALSSLSRGAGLPTGPELAPYRPALARLVPEWRDPGGPGYPESVVELAEAVLRLLAVLGRGTGCAVLLEDLHAADSETLAVLDYLVDNLADLPVLLVVTLRPETGPALDLARSAARRRVASVVALGPLEAADVRAIAAGCLETTPAGVPDDLAARLYGGGEGNPYLVEELLADLVRSGALLRGPDGWQLVGEPAASVPDAVVQAYGHRLAVLDPPVRGLLQAAAALGTRFSLTTLRTATGSAEPELFAGLRAATEAGFVRPDGTRHDQYAFRHALTGEAVLATLPPAERAALARSAAAALEAADPGLGDDEQCRLVARLLAAAGDPAAAALRYAEAGRRARESGASASAVALLEHAHRLAAPPDRTGVAESLALALAEAGQLDRALAVADSPDLALPSALGTDRRIALHTRLAWEAVMAERRADSLAQLAAARALLTDPAPAAGPSAAATPPADQRAALAVVEGHLTLLPGPDGQLPPPEQAERLAREAAETAERAPLPVVACQAWQLLALLGRERGFDHADACLERMLAVAEQHALPVWRVEALVRLGVNAFMRTGSSRRLEQARDIAGGLGALLQTQTTDGLLAMQAVLRGDHAAATAIVDRSLDASARLRNLATHRYLLLTAATLAAHRGRRRDMERELQRFDRAGGEEASFLTPVLFGLCRAVCALLEEDRAGAEAELAAAAAWEDDHPSVFYLSGRYGLRPLLDTVAGRADRARLAACATAPAAELAWNRQFLRLADAVLLGREGHADRAARTVDEVRRDAADLFPTGYHLGLRLAAEAALADGWGDPTTWLRTAEEYFHGLDVPAVAGACRGLLRRAGAGVAQRRTGRDQVPADLRVLGVTLREFEVLVLLAERPGNQEIARRLSISPRTVEKHVAGLIRKTGRPGRDGLRDLALALAVAS, encoded by the coding sequence ATGCGCATCAGCTCTCCGACCACCGTCGGCCGGCACGCCGAACTCGACCTCGCCCGGCAGCTGCTGACGGACGCCCGGAAGGGCGCCGGCCGCGGCCTCGTCCTGCTGGGCGAGGCCGGGATCGGCAAGTCCCGCCTGGTCGCCGAGTGCGCCGCCCTGGCCGGCGCGCTCGGCGTCCCGGTGCTGCGCGGCCGGGCCGGGGCCACCGGCCTCACCGCGCCCTTCCGTCCCCTGATCGAGGCGCTGTCCTCGCTCTCCCGCGGCGCCGGCCTGCCGACCGGCCCGGAACTCGCCCCCTACCGGCCCGCGCTGGCCAGACTCGTCCCCGAGTGGCGCGACCCCGGCGGGCCCGGCTACCCGGAGAGCGTCGTCGAACTCGCCGAGGCCGTCCTGCGGCTGCTCGCCGTCCTCGGCCGCGGCACCGGCTGCGCCGTGCTGCTGGAGGACCTCCACGCCGCCGACTCGGAAACCCTCGCCGTCCTCGACTACCTGGTGGACAACCTGGCCGACCTGCCCGTCCTGCTGGTGGTGACCCTGCGCCCGGAGACCGGCCCGGCACTCGACCTCGCCCGGTCGGCCGCCCGCCGCCGGGTCGCCTCCGTGGTCGCGCTCGGACCGCTGGAGGCCGCCGACGTCCGCGCGATCGCGGCGGGCTGCCTGGAGACCACACCCGCGGGCGTCCCCGACGACCTGGCCGCCCGGCTGTACGGCGGCGGCGAGGGCAACCCGTACCTGGTCGAGGAACTGCTCGCCGACCTGGTCCGCTCCGGCGCCCTGCTGCGCGGCCCGGACGGCTGGCAGCTGGTCGGCGAGCCCGCCGCGAGCGTCCCGGACGCCGTCGTCCAGGCCTACGGCCACCGGCTCGCCGTCCTCGACCCGCCCGTCCGCGGCCTGCTGCAGGCCGCGGCCGCGCTGGGCACCCGGTTCTCCCTCACCACCCTGCGGACGGCCACCGGCAGCGCCGAACCCGAACTCTTCGCCGGGCTGCGCGCCGCCACCGAGGCGGGCTTCGTCCGGCCCGACGGCACCCGGCACGACCAGTACGCCTTCCGCCACGCCCTCACCGGCGAGGCCGTCCTCGCCACCCTCCCGCCCGCCGAACGCGCGGCCCTCGCCCGGTCCGCGGCCGCCGCGCTGGAGGCCGCCGACCCCGGCCTCGGCGACGACGAGCAGTGCCGCCTGGTCGCCCGGCTGCTCGCCGCCGCCGGCGACCCGGCCGCCGCCGCCCTCCGCTACGCCGAGGCCGGCCGGCGGGCCCGCGAGAGCGGTGCCAGCGCCTCCGCCGTCGCACTGCTGGAGCACGCCCACCGGCTCGCCGCCCCGCCCGACCGCACCGGCGTCGCCGAGTCGCTCGCCCTGGCCCTCGCCGAGGCCGGCCAGCTCGACCGGGCCCTCGCCGTCGCCGACTCCCCGGACCTCGCGCTGCCCTCCGCCCTCGGTACCGACCGCCGGATCGCCCTGCACACCCGGCTCGCCTGGGAGGCCGTCATGGCCGAACGGCGCGCCGACTCGCTCGCCCAACTCGCCGCCGCCCGGGCCCTGCTCACCGACCCCGCCCCGGCCGCCGGACCCTCGGCCGCCGCGACGCCGCCGGCCGACCAGCGCGCCGCCCTCGCCGTCGTCGAGGGCCACCTCACCCTGCTGCCCGGCCCGGACGGTCAGCTGCCGCCCCCCGAACAGGCCGAACGCCTCGCCCGGGAGGCCGCCGAGACCGCGGAGCGGGCACCCCTGCCCGTCGTCGCCTGCCAGGCCTGGCAGCTGCTCGCGCTGCTGGGCCGCGAACGCGGCTTCGACCACGCCGACGCCTGCCTGGAGCGGATGCTCGCTGTCGCCGAGCAGCACGCCCTGCCGGTCTGGCGGGTCGAGGCCCTCGTCCGGCTCGGGGTCAACGCCTTCATGCGGACCGGGAGTTCACGCCGCCTCGAACAGGCCCGGGACATCGCCGGCGGCCTCGGCGCCCTGCTGCAGACCCAGACCACCGACGGCCTGCTCGCCATGCAGGCCGTCCTGCGCGGCGACCACGCCGCCGCCACCGCGATCGTCGACCGCAGCCTCGACGCCTCCGCCCGGCTCCGCAACCTCGCCACCCACCGGTACCTGCTGCTCACCGCCGCCACCCTCGCCGCGCACCGCGGCCGCCGCCGCGACATGGAACGCGAACTGCAGCGCTTCGACCGGGCCGGCGGCGAGGAGGCGTCCTTCCTCACCCCCGTCCTGTTCGGCCTCTGCCGGGCGGTCTGCGCCCTGCTGGAGGAGGACCGGGCCGGCGCCGAGGCCGAACTCGCCGCCGCGGCCGCCTGGGAGGACGACCACCCCAGCGTCTTCTACCTCTCCGGCCGCTACGGGCTGCGCCCGCTGCTCGACACCGTCGCCGGCCGCGCCGACCGGGCCCGTCTGGCGGCCTGCGCCACCGCGCCCGCCGCCGAACTCGCCTGGAACCGGCAGTTCCTGCGGCTCGCCGACGCCGTGCTGCTCGGCCGCGAGGGCCACGCCGACCGGGCCGCCCGCACCGTCGACGAGGTCCGGCGGGACGCCGCCGACCTCTTCCCGACCGGCTACCACCTCGGCCTGCGCCTGGCCGCCGAGGCCGCGCTCGCCGACGGCTGGGGCGACCCCACCACGTGGCTGCGCACCGCCGAGGAGTACTTCCACGGCCTGGACGTGCCGGCGGTGGCCGGCGCCTGCCGCGGACTGCTCCGGCGGGCCGGCGCCGGGGTCGCGCAGCGCCGCACCGGCCGCGACCAGGTCCCCGCCGACCTGCGGGTGCTCGGGGTGACGCTGCGCGAGTTCGAGGTCCTCGTCCTGCTCGCCGAACGGCCCGGCAACCAGGAGATCGCCCGCCGGCTCTCCATCTCCCCGCGCACCGTGGAGAAGCACGTCGCCGGGCTGATCCGGAAGACCGGCCGGCCCGGCCGCGACGGCCTGCGAGACCTCGCCCTCGCACTCGCCGTCGCTTCCTAA
- a CDS encoding putative membrane protein, protein MNPWSLRTALPRLNGALIAGAAVGIVVWLLRDLSLGVLAGITAAQTFFVVAGWIVLWPMDAAATRRNARREDFRPVLEEFVVVAAAVGGLTGIVLLLLLGNSGDSHSAAATALGGVFMGWASLHLMYAARYAELYLSPPTGGIDFNSDEPPCYKDFLYFSYNLGMTYQVSDTSVTTSAIRAVVLRHCLLSYLFGTSILATTINLVTGIVTG, encoded by the coding sequence ATGAACCCGTGGTCACTGCGGACGGCCCTGCCGCGACTGAACGGAGCGCTGATCGCGGGAGCGGCGGTGGGCATCGTCGTCTGGCTGCTGCGCGACCTGTCGCTGGGCGTCCTCGCCGGTATCACCGCGGCCCAGACCTTCTTCGTCGTGGCCGGCTGGATCGTGCTGTGGCCCATGGACGCCGCAGCCACCCGCCGCAACGCCCGGCGCGAGGACTTCCGGCCCGTCCTGGAGGAGTTCGTCGTCGTCGCGGCGGCCGTCGGCGGACTCACCGGCATCGTGCTGCTGCTCCTGCTCGGCAACTCCGGCGACAGCCACAGCGCCGCGGCGACCGCGCTCGGCGGCGTCTTCATGGGCTGGGCGTCCCTGCACCTGATGTACGCCGCCCGATACGCGGAGCTGTACCTCTCACCCCCGACGGGAGGGATCGACTTCAACTCCGACGAGCCGCCCTGCTACAAGGACTTCCTCTACTTCAGCTACAACCTCGGCATGACCTACCAGGTGTCCGACACCAGCGTCACCACCTCGGCCATCCGCGCGGTCGTGCTGCGCCACTGCCTGCTCTCCTACCTGTTCGGGACGAGCATCCTGGCCACCACCATCAACCTCGTCACGGGAATCGTCACCGGCTGA